The following are from one region of the Candidatus Aminicenantes bacterium genome:
- a CDS encoding sigma-70 family RNA polymerase sigma factor has translation LAANGAEIMIAEMSDLEVLALTAAGDQGAFSDLVKRYQDKVFGMAYRYARDRQDAEELAQEIFLKVWQHARTFKGRSAFATWLYRLAVNTCLNYRQKKKIVPEPLPLLGDFAAETNSAGSEIIAQERQNLLDKAMDTLPARQKMALILANFEGKSYEEIAGLMEVSISAVETLLFRARQNLAAMLRPLKKKGEL, from the coding sequence TGCTGGCCGCTAATGGAGCAGAAATAATGATCGCGGAAATGTCCGATCTGGAAGTGCTTGCCCTGACAGCGGCCGGCGACCAGGGGGCTTTTTCCGATCTGGTCAAGCGCTACCAGGACAAGGTGTTCGGCATGGCCTACCGCTATGCCCGCGACCGCCAGGACGCCGAGGAGCTGGCCCAGGAAATTTTCCTCAAGGTCTGGCAGCATGCCCGGACATTCAAGGGGCGATCCGCATTTGCCACCTGGCTCTACCGTTTGGCGGTCAACACTTGCCTGAATTACCGGCAAAAGAAAAAAATCGTGCCTGAGCCGTTGCCCCTGCTTGGCGACTTTGCGGCTGAAACCAATTCGGCTGGCTCGGAGATCATCGCCCAGGAGCGGCAAAACCTTCTGGACAAGGCCATGGATACTTTGCCGGCCCGGCAGAAGATGGCCCTCATCCTGGCCAATTTCGAGGGGAAATCCTACGAAGAGATCGCAGGCCTCATGGAGGTTTCTATCTCAGCGGTCGAAACACTGCTTTTCAGGGCCCGGCAGAACCTGGCCGCTATGTTGCGGCCGCTGAAAAAAAAAGGTGAATTGTGA
- a CDS encoding zf-HC2 domain-containing protein: MKMRCKKARKNISLALDSRLQTAVSERLQAHLDVCPACRDWQKGQVWLLGLMKTTQAPPRPSPGFYAVIRDKINNPHGQKRYFTFSPSSFRPALLRAAMLLIMVFSAWVGLSLGNRLDAPAAAETADAVFKQTMNLDVFADLPADSFGAVYERLLQGELQ, from the coding sequence ATGAAAATGCGTTGTAAAAAGGCAAGAAAAAACATTTCGTTGGCCCTGGACTCCCGGCTGCAAACGGCCGTCAGCGAGCGGCTGCAAGCCCACCTGGATGTTTGTCCGGCCTGCCGCGACTGGCAAAAAGGCCAGGTTTGGCTTCTGGGCTTGATGAAAACAACGCAGGCCCCGCCGCGGCCTTCTCCGGGCTTTTATGCCGTTATCCGGGATAAGATAAACAACCCCCATGGCCAAAAGAGATATTTCACCTTCTCGCCCTCCTCATTCAGACCGGCGCTACTGCGTGCGGCCATGCTGCTGATCATGGTTTTTTCGGCTTGGGTCGGCCTTTCCCTGGGCAATCGCCTGGATGCCCCGGCGGCCGCCGAGACTGCTGACGCGGTTTTCAAGCAGACGATGAACCTGGACGTTTTCGCCGACCTGCCCGCCGACTCGTTCGGGGCGGTTTATGAGCGCCTGCTGCAGGGAGAACTCCAGTGA